In one Desulfovibrionales bacterium genomic region, the following are encoded:
- the lysA gene encoding diaminopimelate decarboxylase: MHHFNYVADELYCENVPVATIAGAVGTPFYLYSHATLSHHFKTFDQAFGKVPHLVCFALKANSNLAVVRLLANLGSGADIVSGGELYRALKAGVSPDKVVYSGVGKRTDEIQDALRAGILMFNIESSQELLAINKIAARMKKKARIALRVNPDVDPRTHPYISTGLKKNKFGIDIGRSLKEYREARSLSHVEIVGVSCHIGSQITEVAPFIDALVKLKDLIARLQTDGINIRYLDLGGGLGIRYDQEEPPHPFAYAEAIIKNMRDMDVTLILEPGRVIVGNAGALVTRVLYTKNNGSRHFLIVDAGMNDLARPSLYGSYHAIWPVRDKYAGEKIKADVVGPICESGDFLARDRELPDFAPGDLMAVMSAGAYGFSMSSNYNSRPRVAEVMVKGRDFSVIRRRETRQSLVRGEKIPDFLQGSQVK; the protein is encoded by the coding sequence TTGCATCACTTTAACTACGTCGCTGATGAATTATATTGTGAAAACGTGCCGGTTGCCACTATTGCCGGGGCGGTGGGGACCCCTTTTTACCTCTACAGCCACGCCACATTAAGCCACCATTTCAAGACGTTTGACCAGGCCTTCGGCAAAGTTCCTCATCTGGTCTGTTTCGCTCTAAAGGCCAACTCGAACCTGGCTGTCGTCAGGCTCCTGGCCAACCTGGGGAGCGGCGCGGATATTGTCTCCGGCGGGGAACTATACCGGGCCCTCAAGGCCGGTGTTTCGCCCGACAAGGTCGTCTATTCCGGCGTGGGGAAGCGCACTGATGAGATTCAAGATGCCCTGCGGGCCGGCATCCTGATGTTCAATATCGAGTCTTCTCAGGAGCTTTTGGCCATAAATAAGATAGCGGCCCGGATGAAAAAGAAGGCCCGTATTGCCTTGAGGGTCAACCCTGATGTTGACCCCAGGACACATCCATATATCTCTACGGGACTAAAGAAAAATAAATTTGGCATAGACATCGGGCGTTCTCTTAAAGAATACAGAGAGGCACGCAGCCTTTCCCACGTAGAAATTGTAGGCGTGAGCTGCCATATCGGCTCCCAGATCACAGAGGTAGCGCCATTCATTGATGCCTTAGTAAAGTTGAAGGATCTCATTGCCCGACTGCAAACAGACGGCATTAATATCCGTTATCTGGATCTGGGCGGCGGGTTGGGCATCCGCTACGACCAGGAAGAGCCCCCGCATCCCTTTGCCTATGCCGAGGCCATTATAAAAAACATGCGCGATATGGACGTTACACTGATCCTCGAACCCGGAAGGGTGATTGTGGGGAATGCCGGGGCGCTGGTAACCAGGGTCTTGTACACCAAGAATAATGGGAGCAGGCATTTTCTGATCGTGGATGCCGGCATGAATGATCTGGCCCGGCCCAGTCTTTACGGCTCCTATCATGCCATCTGGCCGGTCAGAGATAAGTATGCCGGAGAAAAGATAAAGGCAGACGTGGTGGGGCCTATCTGTGAATCCGGTGATTTCCTGGCCAGAGACCGGGAGCTTCCGGATTTTGCCCCCGGCGATCTTATGGCGGTTATGAGTGCGGGGGCCTATGGTTTTTCCATGTCTTCCAACTATAACAGCCGGCCGCGGGTGGCCGAGGTTATGGTCAAGGGCCGTGATTTTTCCGTCATCCGGCGCCGCGAGACCCGCCAATCCCTGGTTCGGGGTGAGAAGATACCGGATTTTCTGCAAGGTTCTCAGGTAAAATAG